Sequence from the Microbacterium faecale genome:
GGAGACCGATCCCGTGCACGGATCCGCCGACCTGCTCGACCCCGAAGCCTGCGCTCGCCGCCGCGTCGGCCGTCATCGAACTCCCCTGTGCCACGTCGATCTGACCGGTCTGCAGTGCGGCGAGGATCGTGCTCGATTCGTTCATCACCTGGACGGTGAGGGTGTCGGCCTTGATCGCATCGGGGTTGTAATAGTCGGGGTTGCGCTCGTACACATAGGTTGTGTCGATGACGCTCTTCTCGGGCGAGTACACGTACGGTCCGGAGCCCGACGTCGCGTTCTCCAGCGAGTCAGGGTCGTCGATGGCGTCCGGGCTGATGATGAAACCCGCTCCGCCCGACGCCGTCAGGACGAAGGGCAGGTTCGCGACGGGCTCCGAGAGCTCGATCGTCAGCGCGTAGTCGCCCGTGACCTCGATGTTCTCGAACGCCGCGAACCGCGAGCTGAGGTAGAAGTTGCCATCCCGCACGTACTCGAGCGACTTCTGGACGGCGGCCGCGTCGACCTCGCCGCCGTCGGCGAACGTGGCGTCGTCGCGCAGCGTGATATCGAAACGGAGGTTGTCCCCCTCCGGGTACCCCCATTCAGTCGCGAGGTCGCCGACGATCTCGCCCGTGACGCGTTGCGAGAGGAGGGTGCTGTAGGCGGGCGTCGCGTATGCGTAGGCCGAGGTTGTGCCTCCGGTGGCCGCCGGGTTCAGCCCGGACAGCGGAGGCCCGGCGAACTGGAACGTGATGTCGGTTGCCTCCGCGGTCTGCCCTTCGCTTCCCCCGGCGCCGCAGCCGCTCGCGGCCAGCGCGGCGGAGAGTGTGACAACGAGCGCGAATCCGCGCAGGACCTTGTTTCGTTCACGCCGCATCGCGATCTCCTTTGACGGCAGGTGCGTGGCGACGCGCCTGGGTTATATATCGTCCATAGAGACGATCGACGCGTCAGGTGTCATATTATGGGCTGGCCCACCGGAGTGTCAAGCAGAATGATGTTCCTGTGGCTGCGGCCAGAGCGTGGTCCAGGGATCCGTGCTGGGTGTGACGACGATCCCGTCCCACAGGCGCACCCGTTCGTGCCGCGGCGCGCGGGCAGTCTGTAGCGCGTCGTCCTCGATGACGAGCTGGTCGGGCTGGGGTGGCGTGTACGGCGCCCATGTCTCGGATGCGCCCAGCTCGTCATGCGCGAATGCGACGAGCTGGGCGCTCAGCGCGGAGGCCACGGCACGCCCCGGTGTGGCCGGCGTGGTGTTGTTGAAGAAGAGGGGCATCTCGATGCCGTGAAAGGCGCCGTGCGGAGTGTCGTGGGCGGTCTCGCAGAGGTACACCCACGACGGTCGGCCATCCCCCAGGTGTTTCGCGTCGGCGAGGCGGAGTGACCGGATGCGGAACTGATCGCTCGTGATCGCGAAGAAGTGGTCGACGTTTCCGGCCGCAGGATCGAGTTCGCGGTACGCGGCGACGAGACCCTCGGCGTCGTCGGGATCGTCGAGGCCGGGCCGCACGCGTGCCACGAGGTCGTCGTCGCTGATCTCGTCGCCGGTCAGATAGGCGGGGTGGGCGAAGGCGGCAGCGCGAGACTCGTCGAGCGCGGTGCCCACCATGAGGGCGACGTCGGTTGCGGCCCCGGCCGCGAAAGCCTGGAGCGGGTCGGCAGGCAACTCCGGCGTGGCGACCGTCGGTGCGAAGCGCATCCCGTCCGGGCCGGGGGCGCCGTGCACGCCGAGATCACGCTGAACGGCCAAGAGGCGCTGGAGGGGGACATCGCGCAGCCGATCCGCGCGGGTCGGCGGGATCTCGAGCAGGGCGAGCGCCTGCTCCGCCGTCTCGTGGGCGGTCGCGGCGTGCTTGAAGCCGAACGGCGGGCCGCCGTGGATGGCGGCGCTGCGAAAGAGTCCGCGTGCGGCCGGCATGGAGCACAGCGCGGCGACCTTCCCGCCCCCGCCGGAGTGGCCGTGGATCGTCACGGCGTCTGGGTCGCCGCCGAACGCCGCAATGTTGTCGCGGATCCACGTGAGGGCCGCGACGAGGTCGAGCATGCCCGCGTTGCCCGAGCCCGCGTATTCGCCGCCGCAGAGCTCGTCGAGGTGGAGGAACCCGAGGAGCGCGAGGCGGTGGGCGACGCTGACCACGACGACGTCGCCCGTCTGCGCGAGCGCGGTGCCGTCGGCCGGCCGGTGGTGCGGCATGCCTGAGGCGAAGCCGCC
This genomic interval carries:
- a CDS encoding ABC transporter substrate-binding protein, translating into MRRERNKVLRGFALVVTLSAALAASGCGAGGSEGQTAEATDITFQFAGPPLSGLNPAATGGTTSAYAYATPAYSTLLSQRVTGEIVGDLATEWGYPEGDNLRFDITLRDDATFADGGEVDAAAVQKSLEYVRDGNFYLSSRFAAFENIEVTGDYALTIELSEPVANLPFVLTASGGAGFIISPDAIDDPDSLENATSGSGPYVYSPEKSVIDTTYVYERNPDYYNPDAIKADTLTVQVMNESSTILAALQTGQIDVAQGSSMTADAAASAGFGVEQVGGSVHGIGLLDRSGEIVPALGDVRVRQAINMALDREAITESMLPGGYGVPTEQILAEGQPGYDPDLVGRYAHDVDAAKDLLAEAGYADGFEMTLICAETVGNCTSAEAVMGDLTNVGISVNLETVAVSTSAFDEKVASREYPAAMQRMRTVASEFAPLLLEDVGGSANPFQSEDDQIAQLWREATDAIDPDAQAEAYRALSERVVEEAWFAPLYVQSTVYYVNPEIEGFLVTDENSLYSPIDVEGEYTWSK
- a CDS encoding carboxylesterase/lipase family protein; the encoded protein is MRDPIVETTAGRIRGRSIDGDVLRFAGVPYAAPTGGAGRFRPPQPRAPWAGIRTAVAFAPIAPQHGAHAKPGGAEVMSEDCLALNVWTPSTAGRRPVLVWLHGGGFASGMPHHRPADGTALAQTGDVVVVSVAHRLALLGFLHLDELCGGEYAGSGNAGMLDLVAALTWIRDNIAAFGGDPDAVTIHGHSGGGGKVAALCSMPAARGLFRSAAIHGGPPFGFKHAATAHETAEQALALLEIPPTRADRLRDVPLQRLLAVQRDLGVHGAPGPDGMRFAPTVATPELPADPLQAFAAGAATDVALMVGTALDESRAAAFAHPAYLTGDEISDDDLVARVRPGLDDPDDAEGLVAAYRELDPAAGNVDHFFAITSDQFRIRSLRLADAKHLGDGRPSWVYLCETAHDTPHGAFHGIEMPLFFNNTTPATPGRAVASALSAQLVAFAHDELGASETWAPYTPPQPDQLVIEDDALQTARAPRHERVRLWDGIVVTPSTDPWTTLWPQPQEHHSA